From the Nocardiopsis changdeensis genome, one window contains:
- the rpmH gene encoding 50S ribosomal protein L34, which yields MSKRTFQPNNRRRAKVHGFRLRMRTRAGRAIIASRRRKGRAALTVSH from the coding sequence GTGAGCAAGCGTACGTTTCAGCCGAACAACCGGCGTCGCGCGAAGGTCCACGGCTTCCGGCTGCGCATGCGTACGCGCGCCGGTCGCGCCATCATCGCCTCGCGTCGCCGCAAGGGACGCGCCGCGCTGACCGTGAGCCACTAG